A region of Massilia sp. WG5 DNA encodes the following proteins:
- a CDS encoding glutaminyl-peptide cyclotransferase, producing MKKLASFALAAAALVGANLAQAAIPLYGFVVKNTYPHDPQAFTQGLFIKDGQLYESTGQKGQSSLRKVDLKTGKVLQKKDLADQYFGEGSTPVGDTIVSLTWQSNVGFIFDARTFALKGRFNYKGEGWGLASDAKNVYMSDGSAEIRILDPKTLEERRRISVTADGKPITQLNELEVVDGEIFANVWGTDVIARIDPASGKVVGWIDLSGLLPPAQRGTASPDAVLNGIAWDGKHHHLYVTGKLWPKLFEIELVRIERR from the coding sequence TTGAAGAAACTCGCATCCTTCGCGCTCGCCGCCGCCGCCCTCGTCGGCGCGAACCTCGCCCAGGCCGCCATTCCGCTGTACGGCTTCGTGGTCAAGAACACCTACCCGCACGACCCGCAGGCGTTCACGCAGGGCCTGTTCATCAAGGATGGCCAACTGTACGAGAGCACCGGCCAGAAGGGCCAGTCCTCGCTGCGCAAGGTCGACCTCAAGACCGGCAAGGTGCTGCAGAAGAAGGACCTGGCCGACCAGTATTTCGGCGAAGGCTCGACCCCGGTGGGCGACACCATCGTCAGCCTGACCTGGCAGTCGAACGTCGGCTTCATCTTCGACGCCAGGACCTTCGCGCTGAAAGGCCGCTTCAACTACAAGGGCGAGGGCTGGGGCCTGGCCAGCGACGCGAAGAACGTCTACATGAGCGACGGCAGCGCCGAGATCCGGATCCTCGACCCGAAGACGCTGGAAGAACGGCGCCGCATCAGCGTGACCGCCGACGGCAAGCCGATCACCCAGTTGAATGAGCTGGAAGTGGTCGACGGCGAGATCTTCGCCAACGTCTGGGGCACGGACGTGATCGCGCGCATCGACCCGGCCAGCGGCAAGGTGGTCGGCTGGATCGACCTCAGCGGCCTGCTGCCGCCGGCCCAGCGCGGCACCGCCTCGCCGGACGCCGTCCTGAACGGCATCGCCTGGGACGGCAAGCATCACCACCTGTACGTGACGGGCAAGCTGTGGCCGAAGCTGTTCGAGATCGAACTGGTCAGGATCGAGCGGCGTTGA
- a CDS encoding DsbA family protein: MDTNTLLRIDVWSDYVCPFCYLELPALQRLQQRFGAQLTVVWRAFELRPDPKPTLDPDGDYLHDTWNRAVYPMAEQRGMLLRLPPVQPRSRLALEAAAFAESHGRFAAMHEALFRGFFAQGRDIGDLEVLCAIGQDAGLDAGALRQALQEGRHTAGVLDDERLAQALGVSGVPILFLRRADAPWEQALPLRGAVPYETIELAVRQLLGQA, encoded by the coding sequence ATGGACACCAACACCCTTCTCCGCATCGACGTCTGGAGCGACTATGTCTGCCCCTTCTGCTATCTCGAATTGCCGGCCCTGCAGCGCCTGCAGCAGCGGTTCGGCGCGCAACTGACGGTGGTCTGGCGCGCCTTCGAGCTGCGTCCCGATCCCAAGCCCACGCTCGACCCCGACGGCGACTACCTGCACGACACCTGGAACCGCGCCGTCTATCCGATGGCCGAACAGCGCGGCATGCTGTTGCGGCTGCCGCCGGTGCAGCCGCGCAGCCGGCTGGCGCTGGAAGCGGCCGCCTTCGCCGAGTCCCACGGCCGCTTCGCCGCCATGCACGAAGCCTTGTTCCGCGGCTTTTTCGCGCAGGGCCGCGACATCGGCGACCTCGAGGTGCTGTGCGCGATCGGCCAGGATGCCGGCCTGGACGCCGGGGCCCTGCGCCAGGCGCTGCAGGAAGGCCGGCATACGGCCGGGGTGCTGGACGACGAGCGGCTGGCCCAGGCGCTGGGCGTGTCCGGCGTGCCCATCCTGTTCCTGCGCCGCGCCGACGCGCCATGGGAACAGGCGCTGCCGCTGCGCGGCGCCGTCCCCTATGAGACCATCGAACTGGCGGTGCGCCAGCTGCTGGGGCAA